In one window of Nocardia brasiliensis DNA:
- a CDS encoding non-ribosomal peptide synthetase: MPELVDTGASRRELLRRWVAGSTPRAGIPRRPDPTAAAPLSAAQQRIWFLEQLFPERATYTMPLALRLRGHLDIAALQGALSLVVARHESLRTSIEVREGVPVQVVGPIAPLPMTVVGPAQLDPTQPLADATAQVERFSRTVFDLSGPLVEVLLVRLAADDAIFAVAMHHIISDGWSLGVFATELMSAYADLTAGRHAPELPELPLQYPDYAVWLRDLAQRDKFGADLDYWRGVLGDEPPLVTFHPDRPRALEPENRGARVPFTIPAPVLTGLRKLADEVRVNERPATLFVALMAGFKALLRYYTGAEDITVGTPIAGRNRPEIEPLIGFFVNALALRTDLSGSPTFRELLAREQRVVFDAFDHQDAPFDLVVEHVRPDRELSHSPLFRTAVVLQNTSLPELTIPGLSAEYVEVHSGTTKFDVLVTLRQVGAELVGAFEYDVDLYDEPTVTAIAAHFVALLSAVVADPDTALPELDFLENGERQRAVAAALPCTPAAEARHTLHELFAVQAAKTPEAVALTFGDSALTYAELATAAAELAQRLLARGVGRGSFVGIHLERGADVVIAILAVLRAGAAYVPLDPMYPADRIEFMIADSGARLVISHSSLVAGTASTGPELLLIDEQPERSTSDLPLPQAEPHDPCYVIYTSGSTGVPKGVVIEHANVVRLFSTTTRWYDFGPRDVWTMFHSYSFDFAVWEMWGALLYGGRLVVVPGSVSRSTAEFADLLARERVTVLNQTPSAFTQLLRALENAPATELAVRWVIFGGEALDLAILTPWFDRFGQAARLVNMYGITETTVHVTYRELTRADVESAAGSLIGVPLPDLGVLIVDPAGRPVPDGVAGEMLVCGPGVGRGYLNRDELTAERFVTSPVLDGRRVYRTGDLARRRADGDLEYLGRIDQQIKVRGFRIELGEIEAAITAHPGVDQSVVLARKDTGGNVSLVAYFTPGEQAADAAGAEQDQVANWQVVFNSTYRQGRDGDADFDISGWNSSYTNAAIPEEHMREWVDATVAAVRSLAPRRVLEIGCGTGLLLSRLAPLCEVYDATDVSASAIENVRTKIVEPDPGLAHVRLDLCAADALPDDLAGSYDVVLINSVVQYFPSADYLTRVLHHAAGLLAPEGVLFVGDVRDLLLSESFHATVEATNAPSAGAGELAPAVRAALDRDAELVIAPRYFEDLVAASPVLTGSRMRLKRGVHLNEMSRFRYDAVLYAGSRGLPVRPKVFDASTTPQRLAEILTRDRPAAVLVTDVLDARVAGPLALVEELRRGRAGAAQIRAVLADSGGVSPEDYLALAERVPYRIEALRRPGGRYDVVATGWEVALSGAPARAVEWPEDLIVSDPLRVKARDDLVVDVRAHLARRLPQHMVPAAVLVLDEFPLTANGKLDRRALPAPVLRRNTLEYEPPRTPLEQRVAGVFAQVLGIPRVGREDNFFDLGGHSLLAAQLILRLKETFGEDIPLGSLFARPTVTGVVALLSGEAATEETIDLPAEVAAIVEAWPAGPWPLTPPRTGEVLLTGATGFVGAFLLRELLARTDSRVHCLVRADTPEAGLARLAETFDTYELPRTGFDRVVPVLGDLAEPRLGLSEKQFLLLGRTIDAIYHNGAHVNFALPYRVLEAANVRGTDELITLARTSGAPLHFVSSLYVLGPGDAVDGVVTERVPAQDPSRLSLGYLRSKWVAERLVCAAGARGLPVSVFRLGRIGGDSRTGACQTSDFFWLLVKASQEVGRAPEVDFAVDLAPADFTGAAMVELARDARPGTHIYHLRNPVPGSFTEAVGWLRDSGTAVALVGLDEWRAAIAAHAAEAGPGSASYSVLSLLSAGDGLTPLIRFDVDDAVTALDRVGVQCPPVAHDLFTRYLDYFRKVGFLAAPSPQEVGV; encoded by the coding sequence TTCCTGGAGCAGCTGTTCCCCGAGCGCGCGACCTACACGATGCCGCTCGCGCTGCGGCTGCGCGGACACCTCGACATCGCCGCCCTGCAGGGCGCGCTGTCGCTGGTGGTGGCCAGGCACGAGTCGCTGCGCACCAGCATCGAAGTGCGCGAAGGGGTTCCGGTGCAGGTGGTCGGCCCGATCGCGCCGCTGCCGATGACCGTGGTCGGCCCGGCTCAACTCGATCCGACGCAGCCGCTCGCCGACGCGACGGCACAGGTCGAGCGGTTCAGCCGGACCGTGTTCGACCTGTCCGGCCCGCTGGTCGAGGTGCTGCTGGTGCGGCTCGCCGCCGACGACGCGATCTTCGCCGTCGCGATGCACCACATCATCTCCGACGGCTGGTCGCTCGGCGTGTTCGCCACCGAGCTGATGTCGGCCTACGCCGATCTCACCGCGGGGCGGCACGCGCCGGAGCTGCCGGAGCTGCCGCTGCAGTACCCCGACTACGCGGTCTGGCTGCGGGATCTCGCGCAGCGCGACAAGTTCGGCGCCGACCTCGACTACTGGCGCGGGGTGCTCGGTGACGAGCCGCCGCTGGTGACCTTCCATCCGGACCGGCCACGTGCGCTCGAGCCGGAGAATCGCGGCGCCCGCGTGCCGTTCACGATTCCCGCGCCGGTGCTGACCGGCCTGCGCAAGCTCGCCGACGAGGTCAGGGTGAACGAGCGCCCCGCGACGCTGTTCGTCGCGTTGATGGCCGGATTCAAGGCGCTGCTGCGGTATTACACCGGCGCCGAGGACATCACCGTCGGCACGCCGATCGCGGGGCGGAACCGGCCCGAGATCGAGCCGCTCATCGGATTCTTCGTCAACGCGCTGGCATTGCGGACCGACCTGTCCGGGTCGCCCACGTTCCGCGAGCTGCTGGCCCGCGAGCAGCGGGTGGTCTTCGACGCGTTCGATCATCAGGATGCCCCGTTCGACCTCGTGGTCGAGCACGTGCGCCCGGACCGGGAACTGAGTCATTCGCCGCTGTTCCGCACCGCCGTCGTGCTGCAGAACACCAGCCTGCCCGAGCTCACCATCCCCGGGCTGAGCGCCGAGTACGTCGAAGTGCATTCGGGCACCACCAAATTCGATGTGCTGGTCACCCTGCGACAGGTCGGCGCCGAGCTGGTCGGCGCGTTCGAGTACGACGTCGACCTCTACGACGAGCCGACCGTGACCGCCATCGCCGCTCATTTCGTCGCGCTGCTGAGCGCGGTGGTCGCCGACCCGGATACCGCGTTGCCGGAACTGGATTTCCTCGAAAACGGTGAACGGCAGCGAGCGGTGGCCGCCGCGCTGCCGTGCACGCCTGCCGCCGAGGCGCGGCACACGCTGCACGAGTTGTTCGCGGTCCAGGCGGCAAAGACGCCGGAGGCGGTGGCGCTCACCTTCGGTGACAGTGCGCTGACCTACGCCGAACTGGCGACTGCCGCCGCCGAATTGGCGCAGCGGCTGCTGGCGCGCGGCGTCGGCCGCGGGTCGTTCGTCGGCATCCACCTCGAGCGCGGGGCCGATGTGGTGATCGCGATCCTGGCCGTGCTGCGGGCCGGTGCCGCCTATGTGCCGCTTGACCCGATGTATCCGGCGGATCGGATCGAGTTCATGATCGCCGATTCCGGTGCGCGCCTGGTGATCAGCCACAGCTCACTGGTCGCCGGGACCGCGAGCACGGGTCCGGAGCTGCTGCTGATCGACGAGCAACCCGAGCGGTCCACGTCGGATCTGCCGCTGCCGCAGGCCGAGCCGCACGATCCCTGCTACGTCATCTACACCTCCGGATCGACGGGTGTGCCGAAGGGGGTGGTCATCGAGCACGCCAACGTCGTTCGCCTGTTCTCGACCACCACCCGCTGGTACGACTTCGGCCCGCGCGACGTCTGGACGATGTTCCACTCCTACTCGTTCGATTTCGCGGTCTGGGAGATGTGGGGCGCGCTGCTCTACGGCGGCCGCCTGGTCGTGGTTCCGGGTTCGGTGAGTCGTTCCACCGCCGAGTTCGCGGATCTGCTCGCGCGCGAACGGGTCACGGTACTGAACCAGACCCCGTCCGCGTTCACGCAGCTGCTGCGCGCGCTGGAGAACGCACCCGCGACCGAACTCGCGGTGCGCTGGGTGATCTTCGGTGGCGAGGCGCTCGATCTCGCCATCCTGACCCCGTGGTTCGACCGCTTCGGCCAGGCCGCCCGACTGGTGAATATGTACGGCATCACCGAGACCACCGTGCACGTCACCTACCGCGAACTCACCAGGGCCGATGTGGAATCGGCGGCGGGCAGCCTGATCGGGGTGCCGCTGCCGGACCTCGGCGTGCTGATCGTCGATCCGGCGGGTCGTCCCGTGCCCGACGGCGTGGCAGGGGAGATGCTGGTGTGCGGGCCGGGCGTCGGGCGCGGCTACCTGAACCGCGACGAGCTCACGGCCGAGCGCTTCGTGACCAGCCCGGTGCTCGACGGCAGGCGGGTCTATCGCACCGGCGATCTGGCCCGGCGCCGCGCCGACGGTGATCTCGAGTACCTGGGCCGCATCGATCAGCAGATCAAGGTGCGCGGCTTCCGGATCGAGCTCGGCGAGATCGAGGCGGCGATCACCGCGCACCCCGGCGTGGACCAGTCGGTGGTGCTCGCCCGCAAGGACACCGGCGGAAACGTCTCGCTGGTCGCGTATTTCACGCCGGGCGAGCAGGCCGCCGACGCGGCGGGGGCCGAACAGGACCAGGTCGCCAACTGGCAGGTCGTCTTCAACAGCACCTATCGGCAGGGCCGGGACGGCGACGCCGATTTCGACATCTCCGGCTGGAACAGCTCCTACACCAACGCCGCCATCCCCGAGGAGCACATGCGCGAGTGGGTGGACGCCACGGTCGCGGCCGTGCGCTCGCTCGCGCCCCGGCGGGTTCTCGAGATCGGCTGCGGTACCGGCCTGTTGCTGTCGCGGCTCGCGCCGCTGTGCGAGGTCTACGACGCCACCGATGTGTCCGCCTCGGCGATCGAGAACGTCCGGACGAAGATCGTCGAGCCCGACCCTGGGCTGGCGCACGTGCGGCTGGATCTCTGTGCCGCCGACGCACTGCCCGACGATCTGGCGGGCTCCTACGATGTGGTGCTGATCAACTCGGTGGTGCAGTACTTCCCGAGCGCCGACTACCTGACCAGGGTGCTGCACCACGCGGCCGGATTGCTCGCGCCCGAGGGCGTGCTGTTCGTCGGCGACGTCCGCGATCTGCTGCTCAGCGAATCGTTCCACGCGACCGTCGAGGCGACCAACGCGCCATCGGCCGGTGCGGGCGAGCTCGCACCTGCGGTTCGCGCCGCGCTCGATCGGGACGCGGAATTGGTGATCGCCCCACGGTATTTCGAGGATCTCGTGGCGGCGAGCCCGGTGCTGACGGGCAGCCGTATGCGGCTCAAGCGCGGTGTGCACCTCAACGAGATGTCCCGATTCCGCTACGACGCCGTGCTGTACGCGGGCAGCCGCGGACTTCCGGTGCGGCCCAAGGTGTTCGACGCGTCGACGACTCCGCAGCGGCTGGCCGAGATTCTGACGCGGGACCGGCCTGCGGCCGTGCTCGTCACCGACGTGCTCGACGCCAGGGTCGCCGGACCGCTGGCGCTGGTCGAGGAGCTACGCCGGGGCCGGGCGGGCGCCGCCCAGATCCGTGCCGTGCTGGCCGATTCCGGCGGCGTCAGCCCGGAAGACTATCTGGCGCTCGCCGAGCGGGTGCCGTATCGGATAGAGGCGCTGCGCCGTCCCGGGGGTCGCTACGACGTCGTGGCGACGGGCTGGGAGGTCGCGCTGTCGGGCGCGCCGGCGCGCGCCGTCGAATGGCCGGAGGATCTGATCGTCTCGGATCCGCTGCGGGTCAAGGCCCGCGACGATCTGGTGGTCGACGTGCGCGCGCACCTGGCGCGCAGGCTGCCGCAGCACATGGTGCCCGCCGCGGTGCTCGTGCTGGACGAGTTCCCGTTGACCGCCAACGGAAAGCTGGACCGTCGCGCGCTGCCCGCGCCGGTGCTGCGCCGCAACACCTTGGAGTACGAGCCGCCGCGCACGCCGCTCGAGCAGCGGGTCGCAGGCGTATTCGCGCAGGTGCTCGGCATTCCCCGGGTCGGCCGCGAGGACAACTTCTTCGACCTCGGCGGTCACTCGCTGCTCGCGGCGCAGCTCATCCTGCGGCTGAAAGAGACCTTCGGCGAGGACATTCCGCTCGGCTCGCTGTTCGCCAGGCCGACGGTGACCGGTGTGGTGGCGCTGCTGTCCGGAGAGGCCGCGACGGAGGAGACGATCGATCTGCCCGCCGAGGTGGCCGCGATCGTCGAGGCGTGGCCAGCGGGGCCGTGGCCGCTCACCCCGCCGCGCACCGGCGAGGTCCTGCTCACCGGTGCGACCGGCTTCGTCGGCGCGTTCCTGCTGCGGGAACTGCTGGCGCGCACCGATTCCCGGGTGCACTGCCTGGTGCGCGCGGACACGCCGGAGGCGGGCCTGGCCCGGCTCGCGGAAACGTTCGACACCTACGAACTCCCGCGCACCGGGTTCGACCGGGTCGTGCCGGTGCTCGGTGATCTCGCCGAACCGCGCCTCGGCCTGAGCGAGAAGCAGTTCCTGCTCCTGGGCCGCACGATCGACGCGATCTACCACAACGGCGCGCACGTGAATTTCGCGTTGCCCTACCGGGTGCTGGAGGCGGCCAACGTGCGCGGCACCGACGAGCTCATCACGCTGGCCCGCACCAGCGGTGCGCCACTGCATTTCGTGTCCTCGCTGTATGTGCTCGGCCCTGGCGACGCGGTGGACGGTGTGGTCACCGAACGGGTTCCGGCGCAGGACCCCTCGCGGCTCTCGCTCGGCTACCTGCGCAGCAAGTGGGTCGCCGAGCGGCTGGTCTGCGCGGCGGGTGCGCGCGGCCTGCCGGTGAGCGTGTTCCGGCTCGGCCGCATCGGCGGCGACAGCCGCACCGGCGCCTGCCAGACCAGCGACTTCTTCTGGCTGCTCGTCAAGGCCAGCCAGGAGGTCGGTCGCGCGCCCGAGGTGGACTTCGCGGTGGACCTGGCCCCGGCCGACTTCACCGGCGCGGCGATGGTCGAGCTGGCGCGCGACGCGCGGCCCGGTACGCACATCTACCACCTCCGCAATCCCGTGCCCGGTTCGTTCACCGAGGCCGTCGGCTGGCTGCGCGACAGCGGCACGGCGGTGGCGCTGGTCGGCCTCGACGAGTGGCGCGCCGCGATCGCCGCGCACGCGGCCGAGGCGGGCCCCGGCTCGGCGTCCTACAGCGTGCTGAGCCTGCTGAGCGCGGGCGACGGGCTCACGCCGCTGATCCGGTTCGACGTCGACGACGCGGTCACCGCGCTGGACCGGGTCGGCGTGCAGTGCCCGCCGGTCGCCCACGACCTGTTCACCCGCTACCTGGATTACTTCCGCAAGGTCGGCTTCCTCGCCGCGCCGTCACCACAGGAGGTCGGAGTATGA